GAACCTTATGAGGATGGCTCTGTTTAATCTACAGGTCACCCCCCTTAAACGTCTGACACTTCAATACATTGACTTTGCTCGCTCGCCCAACTTTGTGGATAATGGCTTGGGCTCCAGTATCAAAGACCTTGCTCTGAGTAGACTAAATCTGTGGTAAGCATATCTTATTCTACTATTATATTACAAAAGCACTATGCAGACATTTCTACCCagaagatgcaaaaacaaatacAGGTTCATAGTCACAAGTGTATTTTTTCATCAATTGAAATCTGTCTCCATATCTATGTAGTGTGAAAGTACCAATTATGTTATCATCTTGACCACACGTTTTTTTCATGCTTACATGTTTTTTCTCCATTACTCCTCAGGCACATCAGCAATCCAGATATTTTGCGATTCGACTGGCGCTTCACATGGTTCAACAAAGTCCGACTGCTGTCCATTCAGAATGTCAACTTCAAATCTGTGCCTTGCGATGCCTGGCTTAATATGGAAGGCATGGAGGTTTTGGACATATCAAACAACCGCCTGCAGGACAACATCCTCTTCAACCAGAGATGTGACTACAGGGGCAACATGCCGGCTCTTCGTTCCTTCAATGTCAGCACCAACCAACTGACCAGCCTTCAGGACTTAGCCTCCCTGACCAGGGAGTTCAAACAGTTGAAGGTCMTGGATGTYAGCCACAACATGCTGGGCTCTGCTGAGAAGAGTCRCAACTGTAACTGGATGCAGAACATCACCCAKGTGATCGCTCACCACAACMGATTYGAAAGTGGTGCCCTCCAGTGTCTGCCCACCACAGTACAATTCCTGGACCTCTCGTACTGTGACCTGGACCAGCTGGACATGGCCTACTTCCAACAAACCATCAGCCTCAAGGAGCTCCTGCTCAATGGGAACAAGATCAAGTTCATCCCCTCTGGGTGGAGAAGTYRCTCCTTGCAGTCACTGGCTCTGGATGGGAACTCCTTTGGGCTCATCAGCATGGGCTCCTTCCAGGACATGCCCCAGCTKTCTCGACTGACRGCRGGGAACAACCCATTYCACTGCACCTGCGACCTCCAYGCCTTCATCCAGGACACAATTTCCAAGGGGAAGGTCAACATCACTGACTGGCCAGAGAACTACAAGTGTTACCATCCAGAGGCCCTGCTCAATACCGCTGTGGCAAATTTCTTCCCGGGTCACGTGGTCTGCGATATCAGACTGGTCATCATCATCTGtgttgctactactgctgctgtggtTTTAGTGTTGATGCTTATATGCTACATATTCAATGTTCCCTGGTACAYCAAAGCCACATATCAGATCCTCAGAGCCAAATACAGGGCTCATCAGGAAGGARCATCTGGAAAATCACAGATCTATGYTTACCATGCATTCATCTCCTACAGCCACCCAGAtgcagactgggtcagggaccaGTTGTTGCCCTGCTTGGAGAACAGCAAGCCCCCCTACCGACTCTGTATCCATGAGAGAGACTTCATGCCAGGAAAATGGATCATCGACAACAtcattgaaaatatggagagcagCGAAAAGGTAAGGTTGAGGACCCACCAAGACAAGTTAGAGGTGTTTGAACAAATAAATAGTAACAGACTTTTGAATATAAAAGGTCAATTGAACAACACAAAATGTcagatgtatgttttgtttaggTTTGTATCCTGATTCCTGCACATTTGCCTAAATGAATACATCCTATCCTCTGAATTTTTTGTTTCCAAATCCAGGTCATATTTGTGTTGTCACACCACTTTGTGAACAGCGATTGGTGCAACTACGAGCTCTACTTTGCTCAGCAAAGAGCCATCGGCAAGACCTTCAGCGATGTTATTCTGGTGGTTAAAGAGCCCATCGACCCTGAATCTCTGCCCAGCAAGTATTGTAAGCTCAAGAAGATGCTGAACACCAAAACGTACCTAGAGTGGCCCCAGCAAGMCAAGCAGCAGACCTTCTTCTGGGCTCAACTTAGGAGCTGCCTGGGCAAGCCCACAGYGACTAGAGAGCAGGCTCTTAGTGGTAGGAGCAGCAGTGTATCCTCAGTGGGCGCTGTGCCTGTGATAGAGCTTCCTCTAGAGGATGGGAAGCCAGCGATAGCTATGCCAAATTTAGACAGAGAAGCAGAGCTCCACAAAGTAGTTCCTCAGGAGATGGAAAATATTTCAGTGAGAAGTGCAGAGTTTTATGGGCAAAGACCAATCCCTGTAGCCGTGGCATCAGACAAAATAAGCCAAGCATGTCGCTTGTAATGTGTATAGTGTCCCAAGACCAATCTCTCTCTGAAGTGCTGAGCTTGAGTGACTTCTTGGCCATGCTGTGGCAGATAATGCGTTTTCCAAGCTGCTGGTAGCATTAGCAAGTGTTTCATAATGATGACAGTGAATAACATCATCCGTCTGCCACCCACCCTTCTGACATGTACAGTGCTTACTCCCCCTTGAACTCTTTACATTTTGTTGCGATACAAAGTaggatttaaatatatttaattgtaattttattgtcattgatctacacaaaatactccataatgtcaaagtgaaaaaaaagttctacaaatgtttacaaatgaacacaaattaaataactaaaatatggTCATTGCAtttagttcagaagtaaaaattggcttaacaaatcacataataagttatatGGAGTCACTCTGTATGAAATAATAAGGGTTGATgggatttctgaatgactaccctttcctctgtaaggtccctcagtcaagtattgaatttcaagcacagattcaactacaaagaccaatGAGCTTTTtgaaagaagggcagtgattggtagatggtaaaaataacaaatcagacattgaatatatctttaagcatggCCAAGTTAATAAGTATGCTGTGGAGAATGTATCAAacaacccagacacatcaaagaaacagtcgtccttctgaactgagctgcaggatagGAAGGAAACTGCGGCCATTGCATTTTAAAACaactacagagttcaatggctgtgatgggagaaaactgaggatggatcaacaacattgtagtgactgcacaataatgacctaaatgacagagaaaaataataatacaaatatacagactaaaaaatatcccaaaatatgcatatttatgcaacaaggcactaaagtaatactgggggaaaaaacacggcaaaggaatacactttttggactaaatgcaaagccttatgtttggggcaagtccAACACAACAAATCACTGAGTAACTGYCTCCTTATTTgcaagcacggtggtggctgcatcatggtatgcatgggtatgcttgacatcggcaaagactggtGAATTgttcaggatgaaaagaaacgagattcagctaagcacaggcaaaatcatagtgGACAACCTGCTTTAGtttgctttacaccagacactgggagaggaattcaccttgaaacaggacaataacctacaacacaaggccaaatctacactggagttgtttaccaagaagacagtgaatgttcctgagtggccaagttacagttgacttaaatatgcttgaaaatctagggcaagacttgaaaatgactttctagccatgatccccaacaccttgccagagcttcaagaattttgaaaagaataatgggcaaatattgcacaatacaggtatacaaagctcttatgagacttacccaagaagactcacagctgtaatcgctgccaaaggtgctactaacatgtattgacttgggggtgaatacttatttatTCAAGGTATATGAATGTTCTATTTTTCAatgatgttaaaaaatatatacaattttaCTTCCACtatgacagagtattttgtgtagattgttgacaaaaaaaatacaattaaatccattttaatcccactttgtaacacaatcaaatgtgaagaaatccaaggggggtgTTGACTTTCTGTGGCACTGTACGCCTTGTTGCAGAGGAGGTGCTCTCTGCCCCATGTGCTGTCGAAGTGACCCAGGCCAAGGGCCCTGCTGACAGGTGTTGAAAGACCACAAACTCAACAGCTCAAATGGGATYTCCCGTGTCACACTTGAGATAACAAGCGAGGTGCCAGGGAGATGTGGTGACAGGTGTCATGCAGCGTGGTTACACTCCCAACACCACTCGGCCACTGATCACAATTACTGCAACACAAAATGTATGCCatatagcagacacttttatccaaagcgaattACATTTTATGTGCACGTGCACATACACATTCCATGTAGAATCGTCTCTGCCATGTCAAAAGGCATGCAAGCCACAAATCTCATATGAAAAGGGAACCAGTGGGGACTGCACGTTAAATGACAGTTGTTTAGAATGAATGTAGCTGATGTATTTTTTGAGAAAAAATGTGAAGGTCCAAATATtctaaaaaatataaatgttttacttttctatactCTATAAATGCTTTAATGTACATGTGAATGTTATTGTTAATGTGAATGGTATTTACTAATTAAGTAAATAACAAATTAGTTAATTGCTTATCATAACATTGATTGCCTAATGCAAATTAATTTATGCCAATAACTCTAATAAAACAGTGTTGTTTTGACTGTTGAGTGGGTATTTAGAAATAGGGATRTGTTAAAATGCAGTGTAATTCTGTTTTACAATATCAGTGTGAAGGGCTGCTTTGTGAAACCTGGCAATATATACAACTGACCAATAGATGACACCCTTTTACATTTTCTGGAAGTCActttaagtttgtgtgtgtgtgtcttgaggaAGAGATCAGACTTGTATCACAGAAACTGGCAGATGTCAGACATGATATAACAAACagcatctgcctgtagttatatGCCCAGCAAGACAACAAACATACTTTTATTGTataaaatggttgttttatgcaacagaatagagtattgttaactattgtgtgtgtgtgttctactgaggatgggcctctgggtgataacactgacaggagatttacgatgttttttgggtgataaaacctaaagagcattccagagcatgagttaatgtttctgttctatacggggccagacactggtctctacacaatgaaaactgttgacacagcagatactgtctgctatgtattataggtatctttcatacagatcttaaccttgtgacccattctatatatctgttgttcgtcatgtaggttgaaaggggtgtatcttggctataaaatacctttgtacttttgcctcggggctctcaacgaatcatttgATCGTGAATCGTcgaccagccatgaccagccatcattatcgtag
This region of Salvelinus sp. IW2-2015 linkage group LG6.1, ASM291031v2, whole genome shotgun sequence genomic DNA includes:
- the tlr18 gene encoding toll-like receptor 2 type-2, with translation MYTHTMILLGFVWFSPPLLVILASPTPASNDKRGPCQVYNSGRSANCLGQRLDHVPWMHLPSTLERIDLSYNELHAIRVNYFSRLPHLRVLELQFNNISVIEDRAFHNNPLLEHLNIFNNSLEEIPANALXDLFNLRELLMSNNLYTQATLSADVFSRLTHLKALSMGGPLVKGLRKGDFQALRNIQLQDFAIKTSSNISYYEPGSLKVIQTGRMGFDMAIDQKPNFLPLILRDXANKTFSLIQFRNLFEFMYYXGDEDIFRGLQDIKVDSLIFHRGKFNENLMRMALFNLQVTPLKRLTLQYIDFARSPNFVDNGLGSSIKDLALSRLNLWHISNPDILRFDWRFTWFNKVRLLSIQNVNFKSVPCDAWLNMEGMEVLDISNNRLQDNILFNQRCDYRGNMPALRSFNVSTNQLTSLQDLASLTREFKQLKVXDVSHNMLGSAEKSXNCNWMQNITXVIAHHNRFESGALQCLPTTVQFLDLSYCDLDQLDMAYFQQTISLKELLLNGNKIKFIPSGWRSXSLQSLALDGNSFGLISMGSFQDMPQLSRLTAGNNPFHCTCDLHAFIQDTISKGKVNITDWPENYKCYHPEALLNTAVANFFPGHVVCDIRLVIIICVATTAAVVLVLMLICYIFNVPWYXKATYQILRAKYRAHQEGXSGKSQIYXYHAFISYSHPDADWVRDQLLPCLENSKPPYRLCIHERDFMPGKWIIDNIIENMESSEKVIFVLSHHFVNSDWCNYELYFAQQRAIGKTFSDVILVVKEPIDPESLPSKYCKLKKMLNTKTYLEWPQQXKQQTFFWAQLRSCLGKPTXTREQALSGRSSSVSSVGAVPVIELPLEDGKPAIAMPNLDREAELHKVVPQEMENISVRSAEFYGQRPIPVAVASDKISQACRLYSQRCKMGSKLESAMEGLIRVFHSYSSKEGDKYKLSKVELKNLLQGELSDFLAASKDPMVVEKIMSDLDENKDGEVDFQEFVILVAALTVACNEFFVESLNE